One window of Elaeis guineensis isolate ETL-2024a chromosome 11, EG11, whole genome shotgun sequence genomic DNA carries:
- the LOC105061543 gene encoding chitin elicitor-binding protein — protein sequence MRCLASIPCLSLLLSLFFSSAVAANFTCNVSPNATCRGLAGYVVPNATTYGRIQSLFQVDTLASLLGANNKSLSTPATQPVPAKSTVFVPFPCRCADGTGKSDGVPVYTVTANDSGLDAIARYTFDSFVTYQEIAEANKDKITNVNVITAGEKLYIPLPCSCDPVQGKEVAHLAHIVAAGSSVPKIAKEFGTDENTLLQLNGNFDPKNLQAGQILDVPLTVCSSSILSTSLDYDFMRLPGNSYALTANGCIFCSCNADTYQLDCKLNQSMSSACPVDRCAGDRQLGNTSTSGCEVTTCDYAGYTNSSAKGFDIHTVLTTNKTMCNNSAPAVLGLKVWAGLLILLHMAFGSCFL from the exons ATGAGGTGCTTGGCTTCCATTCCCTGCCTGTCCCTCCTCCTCTCGCTATTCTTCTCTTCCGCCGTCGCAGCGAACTTCACCTGCAATGTCTCCCCCAACGCCACCTGCCGGGGGCTGGCCGGCTACGTTGTCCCCAACGCCACCACCTACGGCCGCATCCAAAGCCTCTTCCAGGTGGACACCCTCGCCTCCCTCCTCGGCGCCAACAACAAATCCCTCTCCACCCCCGCTACCCAGCCCGTCCCGGCCAAATCCACCGTCTTCGTGCCATTCCCCTGCCGCTGCGCTGACGGCACCGGGAAGTCGGATGGTGTCCCGGTCTACACGGTGACGGCGAACGACTCTGGCCTCGACGCCATCGCGCGGTACACCTTCGACAGCTTCGTGACCTACCAGGAGATCGCCGAGGCCAACAAGGATAAGATAACGAACGTCAACGTGATCACCGCGGGAGAGAAGCTGTACATCCCCCTGCCGTGCAGCTGCGACCCGGTGCAGGGCAAGGAGGTGGCGCACCTGGCGCATATCGTGGCCGCCGGGAGCTCCGTGCCGAAGATAGCGAAGGAGTTCGGGACCGACGAGAACACGCTGCTCCAGTTGAATGGAAACTTCGATCCCAAGAACCTCCAGGCCGGTCAAATCCTCGATGTCCCTCTCACTG TTTGTTCATCCTCAATTTTATCCACTTCTTTGGACTACGACTTTATGCGCCTCCCCGGTAACAGCTATGCGCTCACCGCCAATGGCTGCATCTTCTGCAGCTGCAATGCCGACACCTACCA GTTGGACTGCAAACTAAACCAAAGCATGAGCTCTGCGTGCCCTGTGGATCGATGTGCAGGAGATCGGCAACTTGGCAACACATCCACCTCTGGATGCGAGGTCACGACATGCGACTATGCCGGCTATACCAATTCTTCTGCAAAGGGATTTGATATCCATACTGTTCTCACCACTAACAAAACCATGTGCAACA ACTCTGCGCCGGCTGTGCTGGGACTGAAGGTGTGGGCAGGGCTTCTTATACTCCTTCATATGGCTTTCGGTTCTTGTTTCCTGTGA